The Mycteria americana isolate JAX WOST 10 ecotype Jacksonville Zoo and Gardens chromosome 29, USCA_MyAme_1.0, whole genome shotgun sequence sequence CCGGGAGCTGAGCACGGTGGCACATCTGGCTTGGCATAGCCAGCGGCCAATGCCGCGGCCAGTCCCTGTCCTTGTGGCATTAAGGTTCAGGCCaacagaggttttatttttctcacccCCCCCGAGCAAAAGCGAGCTCAGAGACCGGTGGTGGTGGTTTTTCCGTCTAGAGTCACGGAGCTAAGTCACGAGCACGCAGCTAAAACCCCGTGCTCGCTGTTGAGCCCCGGCTGTCGCGTCTCCCTTCGCGCTCTGCTCTTCCACCCACTGCAGCGGCCCACAAAGCGCCgtttctgaaagcaaagctgctttttcaagGTGTGGAGCAGCTTGGGGTGAGAAAGAAAGGTGCCTGAATGTCTCCTCCCATGGAGAAagcagccttctcctcctcctggtgccagagcagtgctgctgctggcatggactaatatatatatattttttttctttcctacctgCTTTTAACCAGCAGCAAAGAGCAAGGATGTGATGTGCTGGCAATTTGCAGGATGCCAGTTAATGCTGGGGGTGTTTTCTAGCAGCTCTTTGGATCTTAGCGCTGCTCCCATCCCGCTGCAGAGAGGTGAGAAAACCAGAGCTGGTGATGCGGGAAACGCAAAACCTGTTACGttcagctacaaaaaaaaaaatcataactggCTCGTTCGGTCTTTCTAGAGGAGATCCACGTGGATTTGTGCTCCTGCTGAATGCCTGAAATGCAGCATTAAAAATCTCTTCCAGGAAAGGGGGGGTGACAAAAAGACCAGTGTGCTCCCCCCAGAAAAATAAAGGACAAGGAATAATGTACCTTCCTAAGCAGGATTTTGCTTTCAGGGTGGGATCAGGCTCGTTAGGAGTTGGATCTCTTGGGTGATCCCCTGCTTTAGATGCTTACGGGGGGGATGCATCACCCTGGAGCTGCTCACgtttttctgctttcagcataAAACCCCAGATTCAAAGGAAGTGAACCCAAGCTGGGGACGAAGACGGCTGCTGGAAACTGCTCAAAACAGGTTAAGTGCAAAGCTGGGGTAACCCATCTTTCCCTAAATCTCAAAAAGGCAGAGATTTCCCCCCGTTGCCTTTCCAAGCCCCCGTTTCCACGAGAAGCCACTGAATTTGAGCAGTCAACCATGAGGTGGGGACATAGCCCAGGCATTTACCCATGCCAAGGGCTGGGTAAATCCAACGGGATTTAGGTGACTCTCAGGAGCTGGTGAGAAAAACACTCAAATTCCCTTTACTTTAACTCCCCGATAATGAGAGAAACTTAAAGGAACCTCTGATCCCAGGTCTGATTTGAGATCTGCCAGAGGCTGAGTGCtgaaatctgattatttttattgcaattattttcttgGTTGGAGAGCAACCCGTTGGGGGGAGGAAATTGGGGTGATTCCCTTTCAGGGCTTCCTGCTGGTTGATGTATAATTAAGAGGACTGGATAATTATAATTAACTGGAATGTTTTGGGAGCTCTCCCATGCCTTGGGCTCAAAGTGTTGGACCTCTTCGAGtgcaaaaaaagggcaaaaaaaaaagggaacaggaGACATCTCCCCACAGTGATGGGTAGAGAAAAGCAATGGGGGACCGGATGGACAGCGTGGGGAGCCCAGCCAATAATTTGGGGAGAAACGGCTCCAAAATCCATATTTTTTGTAATGATGACGAGTTGTTCTTGCTCAGTGTTTAGGGTTGCAGATGATGGTCTGATCTGTGGGCAAACCGACAAGCCGGGGGGTTTCAGTGCCCTCCGCACGTCTCCCTCCTTCCTCGGCGGCTTCTTCATCCGGAGTCATCCCTGGGAGGAGGTCGGGGCTGGTGGCAGGTGCCACCCGGGGTCTCTTCCAGCTTGTCCCCATGCCAAAACACGTGCTGGGGATGAGACGAGAGGGATGACGGGTCCCTCTCTGCTCACCCTGATGTGTCCCCATGTCGCTCCTCACCTGGGGAACGGGGGGGACCGGCCACGCCGCTGCAAACCCACCCACAGCCCCGGTTTTATTGCATCCCCCGTCTTCGCCGGGCAAATCCCTTCAGCCTCGAAGGCGTGCCAGGGATGCCCATCGCTATTCCCTCTTCTATATGCTCATCCTCAAATTAATTGTGCTGATCAGCAcgtttcctctcccttttctttggGGATTGGAGGGGAACTCAAACCTTGAGGGGGGGTTACATTAATTGCCTCTAAGCGTTTTGGCTTTGCAGGGAAAACTAACAAAGTTTGACCCGATTTTGGGGTTTCGTCACCCACCTCTCCCAAGATGAGAGCCAGGAGGCAGAGCACCGCGCTGGCAGCAGCCATCCAGATGATGCCGAGGACGCTCAGCCTCTCCACCGCCAGCGTATCTGCAAGCCGGAGACAGGTATAAAAGATGAGTGAAAAGATGAGGATTTTGGTAGCGAAATGGGACTTTGTGGTGGGGTCTGCCTTGCTCTCGGCTCGGCTGGTCTCTAACTTCGCTCTTATGGGTTGTAGCACTACAAAAATACTCCCTGTTGCTATAAAGAGTCAATGGTTTGGCACTTTCTGTATGTCCGTGATGAGATGTAACTGCTcaactcctctttttttttttttaaaagaaaaaaaaaaaggaaaaccaaaccccaaatacCCAGGTTTCCCTGGCTGCAGCTCACTATGCCTTTGGGTTTTTGAATTTGCATGTTTTGTCTTGCTTCCTCTGAAAAACGACCCTGTTTTTCAGGGTCGTTAGCTGGGACCCGGCAAAATTCTGCTGAAGCTccatgtttctgttttgctgtggcaTTAAAACCAAGCCAAGGtgaaatttgcttccttttttttttttcctagaaggcCTTTCTGCTCTGTCTTATTTTTGCTCCTTCTCATCCTACGGTttagcacttttttcccctattcctGCATTTTCCTCTCCCGTCAGCACCACTTCTCCCCTTCGCCCCGTCCTCTCCCACTTCGAAATGGGtctaaatgtactttttttttttttttttccttccccgcTCCCCTTCGTTACCTCTGCTCACAGACAGGTTGACGGCCACGCAAGCCAACCCCTCCGGGACTCGTACCATCACCAGGTAGGTCCCCACGTCCTCATCCTGCACATCCCGGAGGGCCAGGGTGCCTTTCGGTTGGACGTCCACCCGCTGCTCGTATGCCCCGTCCACCTCCCGGGAGATGCTGCAGTTCCGCTCCCACCAGTTCCGGGCTTCCCCCGTGCAACCATCCAGGGTGTAGGTGAGGACGGGACGGTTCCTGGGGCTGCTGATGAGCTCCCAGGTGATGTGGATGAAGTCCCAGCCCAAGCTGGGGGGCCgcagggagaaggagagcagcGCCGTCTGGTTGAGGTGGGCACGGGCTGGGTTGCTGGAGAGGAATAACGGGGAGAAGGTACCTGCGCGTGGGAAGGAGAGGCTCTCCGTTGACAAGGAGGGATTTACGAAGAGCTTTTAAAGACCTGGATGCGAGTGCAGGAATGGGACAAGCATGAGGCGATGCTTCACCCCAAACATCATCCCATCtcatccccttccccagagcaCGGCAGATAAAGGCTCTGTAAATCAGTGGAGTCTTTGTCTTAACAGGACTAGCcggttttcttttaaattatcgtgggttttttgtattttgggCAGGCTCAGCAAGTATTTGctccctaaaaaaacccccttctcCTGGGCTTTCCAAACCTGCTGGTTGCTCCTCCCCCACCTCTTGGGATTTGGtggacccccctcccccccaaagccATCAATACCTTGCAAAATCAGTGTGACCTGCACGGTGCGTGCCACGTCCAGACCCTGCACCGTCAACTGGTAAACCCCAGCATCGTCTGGCCGGGCGTCCTGGAGCACCAGCGAGGCGTTGTAGCTGATATTTGCCCTTGGCTCGTAGACATCTCCCACCTCCATCCTATCTTGGCACTGTTGCCCAGACGTTGCGAGGGTCTGGTTGCACCTTTCCATCGTGTAAAGTAAAACTGGGCGATCCCCCGTCAGGAAGCTCCACTTGAGATGGTAGAAGTCCCAGGTAGGGTTGAGGAGCCGGAGGGAGACAGGCAGGACGGCTTTATCCCCAGGGGAAACCCAAACCGGGTTCTGCAGCGGGGCTATGGAGATGGTGGCCACAGCACCTGTGGTGGGGAGGGATGAGAAAGGAGATCATGGGCAAGAACTTCCCGTGGATGCCTTCAAGTTATTGCCAAAATCTGGATTGAGGGCCCAAAATCTGGGGGAATGTTTCCCACCCGGGTCAGCTCGCACCTCTCTGCTCACTTCAACGGACGAGGTGTTGGATGCACAAGGTGggactgagaaatatttaaactTTCCAGGTGTCCCCTCcaatttctttctcctccaccgAGTCCCAGGGGATCTTTTGGGCAGTGCCAAACTCGCCTCCTTGCTAAGGATGGACAGAATAAACGACCCGTGCTGGACATTATGGAGTTACCAGAGCAAAATCAGGTTTCTTTGAGATATTTGAGCTCACCTTGGCTGTGCGGGGCTGCTTTTGCATCCTCTCCACCTCAAATAATGCTCTGGAGCAAAGAGGCTGGCAGAGCAAAGGGGcggagaggacaaaaagaaatggatggaCTCAATGACTGGGAGAAGGTTTTCATGGAGAAGGGGTTGCGCGAGTCTCCATGGCTGGTGGTGAAGAAAGGGCTGGAGAAATGCTCTGCCCAGAGTGATGCTCTTCGAGGAGAAGATGGTGAAAACCTTCCAAGATCTCCCTCGCCCACCTTTACCCGGTCTCCGAAATCCCTTCGCTCACCCATGAATGCCGAGAAGATGACGGCTCCCCTCATCGCGGCACGGTCCCGGCGCTGAGCAGCAGCAGGTCGCTAAGTCATCCCCCTCGCTGGCTTTTGAGGAAGACCCAAATGTTGTCTTTGAATCTTCTAATCTCCTTTttgagcaggggaaaagcaaaaacccaaacaaacacgaAGCCCCGTGCTGGTTTCCACCCCCGGCAGCATCTTGCTTGCCTCCTCCCTCTGCGAGGTGGCAAAGGATGtggcttttcttttgcagcaCCTATTCACAGGATGCTTTTTGGTCAAAATTACGAGTTGTGCCCCTACTGAGAAATTACCGTCCGCTACCAGAAAGCCCAAAATTTGGGGCACAGCAGAAAGGATGTGTCCGGTGTGAGGTTGCTTTGTCCTTTGCTCATGTTTTGTGTCCGTATAGCTGCAGGAGTGCAAGTTCAAGGTGTTTCTGGGGCGGCTTGGTACTTCCAATTCCCAAATTTTGGCATTGCTTGTGACCCTTCAAGCGAGCTGTGAGCTTTTTGCATGAAATagcaagggaaaagaagaaaaagcaaccagAAATGCTCTTCCTCCTTCGCCCGGGCTGGGATAAGGCAACCTCATCGTCAGCTTGGCTGGAAGATAGCGATGGGGTTGCTGCTATCGctgtttttattaggaaaaagggaaataacGCACCCTGTATAAGCATCCAAGAATAAGAATTATTATCAGAGCAATAAATGCTTTAACTTGAAATACAACAATCGCTTCTTAATGCTCTGGTTACAGGAATAATCCAAATCACTGGATTTTTGTTGAGGCTTATCCATAATGCAGGCAATGCAAAGACAGCCCTTTGAGCTCTCGGCCACCCAGCGAGGTTTCAGCATCCCGTATCCCCCGGATGAGTACAATATTGTTGGTGGAGGTTTCTTCCTCCTTAATCTTGAGTTTCCTAAGAGTTACTGTTAAACATTTGCTAACTGGTTATGCCCCTTCCTCTTTTTACCGGTCCGGAGGGTTGGTTACACCACGATTACAGGATTTAGCCATCGTACAAAGCTTTGCGAAATTGAGACGGAAAGAAATTGCGTTATAGTAGAAGGTTGGGGAGGGCCGGTTGTGCTTTCATCCATCTTTTTCATCCATCGCTGATATTTTGGCAATAGCAAACGGGCTGAGCCGTGAGGCTGTAAGGTGTCTGAGCAAGCTTTTAATTGGCAAGGTTGGGTGTGAGCGGTACCACCCATCATCCAGCGCTTTCCAGGAGTGGTGGGGTCCAGGGGTGGTTTAGAGGTAGTTCTGCAGgtttctgctcctttttattttattttaaaacagggaTAAAAGTTTAAAGGGTGGGGGGACTAGCAGAGAAGGGTGACTGATCAAGCCACCTAGGAAACTCAACTCCACCCAAGCggttgtttctttccttctcttttctaccAAGGAGCAAGggattgagggttttttttccaaagtttttccATGCGGGTTTCGCATCGGCTTGACTTGAAATGAAGGTGTCTCCAGGCGCTGCCCCCCCGTGCTTCCCACGTTGCTTTACATCTCAATGGCTTCCCTCTCGCAGATCCACTTGAATTCCGCCTGGCAGGTCTCCGAGTTGATCCGGTTGCCTTTCACCACCCCCCAGCTCTCCAGGTCCATGCTGCCCGAGACTGAACCTGATGGAGAGACGGGAGATGAAGCAGCTCCCCTAAAAACGCTCCCTCTGTCTCCCAAAGCCCGCCCCGCATCGGAGCGTCTCCTTGGGCAACACTTGCATCAGCTGGCCCAAGGGAGCCCCGTCCACCCAGGTCCAGCTTTGAGCACTGACGGGCAAGTACGGCCCAATCCAGATGTGGTTGGTTCTCTCCGTGATGTTGGAGATGAAATCCTGGAGGGGGTTAGAGAATACAGCGGGACCAGTCTTCCCATAACACACCAGTGCATGGGTTTTGGACACGAGGGACAGCCAACCACCCCGACGTGGACCCAGTGTAGATGGAAACCTGGGTGATTTCCCTGCCCAGGAGGATCTGGCCACCTGTGCTTTACGCATTACCATCTCTTCCCGGTCCTGGATGATCAGCATTTGAGCTCTCTGCACCTCACAGTCCTTCTCGCTCTCGTTCCAAACCCAACTCTTCTTAGACAGCCAGTAGTGCTCCTCCAGTTCTTGGGGCAGAGCTTGCACTT is a genomic window containing:
- the LOC142421379 gene encoding uncharacterized protein LOC142421379 isoform X1, which codes for MRGAVIFSAFMGAVATISIAPLQNPVWVSPGDKAVLPVSLRLLNPTWDFYHLKWSFLTGDRPVLLYTMERCNQTLATSGQQCQDRMEVGDVYEPRANISYNASLVLQDARPDDAGVYQLTVQGLDVARTVQVTLILQGTFSPLFLSSNPARAHLNQTALLSFSLRPPSLGWDFIHITWELISSPRNRPVLTYTLDGCTGEARNWWERNCSISREVDGAYEQRVDVQPKGTLALRDVQDEDVGTYLVMVRVPEGLACVAVNLSVSRDTLAVERLSVLGIIWMAAASAVLCLLALILGEVGDETPKSGQTLLVFPAKPKRLEAINVTPPQGLSSPPIPKEKGEETC
- the LOC142421379 gene encoding uncharacterized protein LOC142421379 isoform X3, encoding MRGAVIFSAFMGAVATISIAPLQNPVWVSPGDKAVLPVSLRLLNPTWDFYHLKWSFLTGDRPVLLYTMERCNQTLATSGQQCQDRMEVGDVYEPRANISYNASLVLQDARPDDAGVYQLTVQGLDVARTVQVTLILQGTFSPLFLSSNPARAHLNQTALLSFSLRPPSLGWDFIHITWELISSPRNRPVLTYTLDGCTGEARNWWERNCSISREVDGAYEQRVDVQPKGTLALRDVQDEDVGTYLVMVRVPEGLACVAVNLSVSRDTLAVERLSVLGIIWMAAASAVLCLLALILGESVPR
- the LOC142421379 gene encoding uncharacterized protein LOC142421379 isoform X2, producing the protein MRGAVIFSAFMGAVATISIAPLQNPVWVSPGDKAVLPVSLRLLNPTWDFYHLKWSFLTGDRPVLLYTMERCNQTLATSGQQCQDRMEVGDVYEPRANISYNASLVLQDARPDDAGVYQLTVQGLDVARTVQVTLILQGTFSPLFLSSNPARAHLNQTALLSFSLRPPSLGWDFIHITWELISSPRNRPVLTYTLDGCTGEARNWWERNCSISREVDGAYEQRVDVQPKGTLALRDVQDEDVGTYLVMVRVPEGLACVAVNLSVSRDTLAVERLSVLGIIWMAAASAVLCLLALILGEHVFWHGDKLEETPGGTCHQPRPPPRDDSG